The DNA sequence GTAGAGCGCGTGCAGCCCTTTGAGCGCGGGGTTGAAGCCGATCCGGTCGTTCAGCTTGAGCACTTGCGTCTCGGCGACGTGGATCGCCGGGCGGACGCGGTGGTACGCATCGTCGCTCCACGGCACGACGGTGTTCAAGCCGTCGTTGCCGCCGCCCATCTGCACGACCACCAGCGCGTTGTCCGGATCGACGCCGTTCGCGAACGAGGGCAGCAACGGCGAATTCGCCGCGACCTGCGCCAGCGCGCCGCTCGCGTTTCCGCCGAGGAACGCGACCGAGAGCGCCGAGGTGACGAAGCTTTTGCGTTTCATCGCATGCAATCCTGACGTCAGTCGAGCTGGTTGACGGGGAGGTTGAGCGTCAGCGCGAGCGCGCCGCGGATCTTGTCTTGATAGTTCTCGGGGCCGAACGGCAGCGGGTTCTGCGTCGCCGCGCTCGGCGTCTGCGAGTTGAGGTAGGCGACCAGCGTCGCGCGCACCTCGGAGGTGACGTCGTCCTGCACGACGCCCGAGACCAGCGCTGCGGCGATCCGCGAGGGATCCATCCCGACGCGCCGCACGAGCTCGTCCGGCGCGACGTTCGGCGCGGGGACGGCGGCCTGTCCGTTCTTTCCCGGCGCGGTCTGCGCGATGAGCGCGTTGACGAAGTTGAAGCGCGCCAGGAGCGTCGCGGTGTTGACCCACGCCGGGCCGCCGTCCCAGCCCTTCACGCTCGGCGGGTTCAGCGGCTCTTGTCCCATCCGCGCGAGCTGGTACGGCAAGTTCGGCGGCACCGCTTGCGCGCCGGCGTAGCGCAGCGTTCCGATCGCGAACTCGATCGGCGATTTCGGGATCGCGCGGTAGGCGCGCGGCGAGTAGAAGACGTTCGAGCGCAGCAGCGTTCCGACGGTCTTCGCCACGTCGAAGCCCGAGAGCGCGTACGTCTGCGCGGTGGCCTCGATCAGCTCGGGCTCGGGATCGCTGTAGACGAAGAACTCGAGCAGCTTGTGCGCGAGAAAGCGCTGGTGCACCGGCTGCGCGACGATGATCGCGATCACGTCGTCGGCATTGAACGCGCCGGTGTTGCCGAGCACCGTCTTCACGCCGTCGTCGTGGCGGTTCGGAACGAACGCGGCTTGCTGGTTCTTGTCGACCACCCAGCCGGTGAACGCGCGCGCGGCTTCCTTGACGTCGTCCTCGGTGTAGTTGCCGAGGCCCAGCGCGAACAGCTCCATCACCTCGCGCGCGTAGTTCTCGTTCGGGTGCGCCTTCGCGTTGGCGCGGTTGTCGAGCCAGATCAGCATCGCGGGATCGCGCGTGACCGACGAAAGCAGGGTCGGGAAACGGCCCAGTCCCTGCTCGCGGAACAGGTTGATCTGCCCGGCCATGTACTGCGGCGGAACCTTGCCGAGCGCGGTCGCGAAGTGACCGTGCCAGAAGAGCGTCATCTTCTCGACCAGCGGGCGGTTCGTGCGCAGCATCCGGTCGAGCCACCACAGCTGGGTCGCCTGCCGCGCCTTCTTCGGGTCGTAGAGGACGGCGCGGTCGGGATAGACCGGAAAATCGGCGTCCGGGACGCGCGGGTGCAGCAGCGAGTCGACGGCGCCCGCCATCCCGAGCGCGGTCAGGCGCGCGACGTCGGCGTCCGCGCCGCCGAACCCGGCGCGGCGCAGCAGATGCGCCGCGTGCCGCGGTCCGAAACGGCCCGCGTACGGCTGGAGTGCGGTGGCGGCGTCGAGCGTTCCCGGCGGCCGGAAACCGGTCTGCGGGTCGGTCGACGTGTCGAGCTTCGGTGCCGGCACGATATCCTCCGAACGTCCCCTGCTTCGCCATCATCGCGCCCACCGTCTTCCGGCGGATGAAAACCGGATGAGATATGCGCCGGCGCAATGCAAATTCGGTTGGGTTGGCTCGGCAGGCGACCGCCGAAGAACGTCGCAAACGGCAACAATCGGGATACGCGACGGTCCGGCAGAGGGCTCAGAATCGATGAGTGAGATGGAAGCGCAAGAGACGATCCGGCCGCTCACGGTCGACGATTATCATCGCATGGTTGAAGCGGGCATTTTGGGTGAAAGTGAGCGCGTCGAGCTGCTCGACGGGCTATTGATCGCGATGCCGCCCGAGGGTCCGGTCCACGCCGACGTCGCAGGAGAGCTGAACGTCTTGCTGGTGCAGCGTTTCGCCGGCCGCACGACCGTTCGACCCGGAAGCCCGGTCGCGCTCGACGGCGTTTCGGAGCCGCAACCGGATCTTGCGCTCGTCCGCCGGCGCGAAGAGCGCTATCTTCACGGCCATCCGACACCGCAAGACGTTTTGCTCCTGGTCGAGGTCGCGTGGACATCGCTCGCCTACGACCGGCGCCGGAAGCTACGCGCGTACGCGCGCAATGGGATCGCGGAGTACTGGATCGTGAACTGCGTCGACCGGAGGGTCGAGGTCTATACCGATCCGCACGAGCTGGGCTACGCAACAAGCCGCAATTACGAGCACGGCGAAGCGGTGGCGCTGCGCGCATTCCCCGACGAGCTGATCGCGGCCGACGCGTTCTTGCCGTAGCGCCGCGTAACCCAGTTTACCGCGCTGTACCAGTCAGCCGGCGATGCTGAGCAGCGCGGAGACTTCGCTGGCGAGCTCCGGCGCCGCGACGCCGCGCGTCGCGCGGCCGCTCGCGCTCACGGTCACCGAAACGTCGGCGCGGCCGAGCGCCGCGGCGAACAGACGGCGCTGCTCGCGCACGTAGGCGGCGCGCGGTTTCGCGTGGTGCTCGTACCAGGTGAACTTCGCGGTGCGCGCCGCGACCGCGTCGCCGGCGCTCTCCTTCGGAATCATCCCGTACGTCGGGCTGAACAAGAACGCGTCCGGGACGTAGTACGGCGGAAACGACCCGGCGCGCGCGTCGACGACGAAGACGTGGTCGAAGCGCCGTGACAGCACGCGCTCGACCGACGCGACGACGACCGCGTCGTCCCGCTCGTCGATCAGCTCGGGGCCGCGCTCCGCCGCGGCGAGCCGCTCGCAGTACGCCAGCGCGGCGGCCAAGTCGTCGAACGGATGCCGCGCCGCGTACGAGCCGATCAGCGCGATCAGCCGCGCGATCAGCGTCGCGCGCAGCCGCCCGCGCGCCGCCGTCTCGCCGCGGCGCGGCAGCAGCAAACCGCCGTCTTCGACGATCGCGCGCGCCGCCGTCGCGACGTCGCTCGCGCGCAGCCACTCGCACCAGCGCGCGCGCCGCGCGCGGAACGCGTCGAGCCGCTCGCGCGCGAGCGCGCTCAAGTCCGCGTCGCGCTCGCCGTGCAGCACGTTCGTTCCGAGCCGCAGGTCGCGCTTGCGGTCCCAGCGCCGCTCGGGATCCTCTTCGCTCTCCGGCAGCGCGAAGAGCGCGGGCTGCGGATCGGCCGGCTCTCCGCACAATACCGCGATCGACGCGTCGGAGAGGCGCAGCATCGGGGTCTGCAGCGCGCGCAGGGTCCAGACGTGGTGGAACGGATCGACCGCGGTCCACAGCAGCGCGAGCGCGTCGAGGACGTCGGCGCGCTCGAACAGCGCGGGATCGCCGGCGAGCGCGAGCGGGACGTCGCGCGCGAGCAGCGCGTCCTCGAACGTCGTCAGCGTGCGCAGCGTGCGGTGCAGCACCGCGATCCGCCCCGGCGGCGTCCCCGAGTTCAGCAGCGCGACGACGCGCGCGGCGACCTCGCCGGCTTCGGCCGCGCGATCTTGCGCGCGCAGGACGCGCACCGCTTCGCCGGCCGGAACGGAGCGCGCCGGATCGGCGTCGATCACCGCGCGCATCAGCGCCGCGATCTGCGGGTGCAGCGTGCGCGCGCCGAGCACGACGGTCGTCGCGGCGCGGCCGAAGACGCGCTCGGGCCGTGCGCCGGCGAACGTCTGCGTCGCAGCGTCCATGTCGCCAGCGACGGCGACGCCGTCGAGCGCGTCGCCGAACAGTCCGCGCAAGAAGCGCAGCGCCGCCGCCGAGAGATCGTGCGCGTCGTCGACGAACGCGACGCGCAAACGCCGCCGCAGCGCGCGCGCGATCGCCGGCCGGTTCTCGAGCAGCCGCGTCGCCTCCGCCAGCGCGTCGCTCGCCGTCAGACAGCCGCGCCGCACCAGCTCGTCGACGTACGAGCGGTAGAGCCGCGCGAGGATCTTCGCCAGGTCGAGCTCGCGGCGGCGCTGGCGATCCAGCTCCGAGGCGCCGATGGCGAGCGAGGCGCGGTGCTCGTCCTTCGTCGCGGAGAGCAGCGCGGGGGAAGCCAGGTTCGGCGGGTTGGCGTAGAACGTCGTCGCGCCGCGCAGCGCCGTCGCGAGAAACGCGTCGTCGTCGATCCCGGCCTCGCGCAGCTTGCGGATCAGCCGCAGCGCCGCCGCGGCGAAGCGCGCCGGCGTGCGCAGTCCGGCGATCTCCGGGTCGACGTCGGCGCCGAGCCAGTCGCTCCACTCCGCCGAGAACAGCGGCGCGGCGGCGCGTTCGAAGATCGCTTCGGCGTCGAGCGGGTCGACCAGCTCCAGATCGAGCGCCAGCCCCGTCTCGAGCGGGTGCGCGCGCAACAGCTCGAAGGCGAGCGCTTCGAGCGCCGCGCCGCGCACCGCGACGCCGCTCGCCGCGCTCATCCGCGCCGCGAGCGCGCGCGCGCCGTCTTCGCGCGCCGCGGTGACGATCGCCGCATCGGCGAGCGCGGGATCGGCCGCGACCAGCGCGGCGAAGCGGCGCACCAGCGCTTCGGTCTTGCCGCTGGTCGGCGGCCCGGTGAACGCCAGCAGGCCGTGCTCGGCGGGCAGCGCGAGCGCGCGCTCCAGCGCGAGCACGGCTACCGAACTTTTGTCACCCGCGTTGTCGCCTTGCGCTTGTCGCGGGGTCATCGCCCGAACCGCTCCTCGAGCGCGAGCGGGCGCTCGCGGCACGCCGCGGCGTACGCGCAGTAGCGGCACGCCGCGGGATCGTCCGTCGCCGGAAACGCGCGCAGCGTTCCGGACGAGAGCTCCGACGCGAGCGCGATCATCCGCTCGCGCGCGCGCTCCAGCTCCGCCTGCGCGATCTCGCCGGTCGCTTGTCCCGAGCTCGTCGAAGGGTAGCCGCGCGGCGTGCGCGACGTGGTCACGACTTCCAGCTCGACCGGCGCGACGTCGAGCAGCGCGTCCTTCAGCGGCACTAGCGCGAGCCGCGAGACCACGTCGCCGCTCTCGGTGCGCGCCCAGTAGTAGAACGGCAGCTGGAACTCGCGGAAGGCACGCACCTCGTCGAGATACTCAGCGGCGCTGGTCGCGATCGAGCCGGTCTTGTAGTCGACGACCGTCACCGTGCCGGTGCGCAGGTCGCGGTCGAGCCGGTCGATGTAGCCGACGAAACGGTGTCCGCCCAGCTCGACGTCGGCCTGCGTCTCGCACCCGATCACCTCGAACGGTGCGCGGCGCGCGCGCTCGATCAGCCAAGCCAGATACTTCTTCGCGGTCCGGCGCGCGCGCCGTTTCTGCAGCTCGAACTCGACCGGGGCGTCGAAGCGCGTGCGGTGGCGGTCGAACGCGGTGACGACGGCGTAGTCGAGCACGGCGGCGAGCGCGGGGGCGTCGGCTTCCGCGAAGCGCACGTGCGTCTGGTGAAACTCCTCGAGCGCGGCGTGGAACGCGATCCCGTAGAACGAGGCCGACGAGCCGCGGTCTTCGACGGCGGCGCAGGCGTAGCGGAACCACCACTTGCGCCGGCACTCGGCGTACGCGTTCAGCGAGGACGCGCTGAACGAGAGCTTGCGCACCGCCACCGGCGCGGGCGGCTCGTCGTCGACCGGCTCGGCCGGCGCGAGCGCGCCGAGCGCGCCGGTGATCGGGGGCGCGTCGCTCAGCTCCGCTTCGATCTCCGCGATCA is a window from the Candidatus Eremiobacterota bacterium genome containing:
- a CDS encoding DUF1800 domain-containing protein translates to MPAPKLDTSTDPQTGFRPPGTLDAATALQPYAGRFGPRHAAHLLRRAGFGGADADVARLTALGMAGAVDSLLHPRVPDADFPVYPDRAVLYDPKKARQATQLWWLDRMLRTNRPLVEKMTLFWHGHFATALGKVPPQYMAGQINLFREQGLGRFPTLLSSVTRDPAMLIWLDNRANAKAHPNENYAREVMELFALGLGNYTEDDVKEAARAFTGWVVDKNQQAAFVPNRHDDGVKTVLGNTGAFNADDVIAIIVAQPVHQRFLAHKLLEFFVYSDPEPELIEATAQTYALSGFDVAKTVGTLLRSNVFYSPRAYRAIPKSPIEFAIGTLRYAGAQAVPPNLPYQLARMGQEPLNPPSVKGWDGGPAWVNTATLLARFNFVNALIAQTAPGKNGQAAVPAPNVAPDELVRRVGMDPSRIAAALVSGVVQDDVTSEVRATLVAYLNSQTPSAATQNPLPFGPENYQDKIRGALALTLNLPVNQLD
- a CDS encoding Uma2 family endonuclease, whose product is MSEMEAQETIRPLTVDDYHRMVEAGILGESERVELLDGLLIAMPPEGPVHADVAGELNVLLVQRFAGRTTVRPGSPVALDGVSEPQPDLALVRRREERYLHGHPTPQDVLLLVEVAWTSLAYDRRRKLRAYARNGIAEYWIVNCVDRRVEVYTDPHELGYATSRNYEHGEAVALRAFPDELIAADAFLP
- a CDS encoding UvrD-helicase domain-containing protein — encoded protein: MLALERALALPAEHGLLAFTGPPTSGKTEALVRRFAALVAADPALADAAIVTAAREDGARALAARMSAASGVAVRGAALEALAFELLRAHPLETGLALDLELVDPLDAEAIFERAAAPLFSAEWSDWLGADVDPEIAGLRTPARFAAAALRLIRKLREAGIDDDAFLATALRGATTFYANPPNLASPALLSATKDEHRASLAIGASELDRQRRRELDLAKILARLYRSYVDELVRRGCLTASDALAEATRLLENRPAIARALRRRLRVAFVDDAHDLSAAALRFLRGLFGDALDGVAVAGDMDAATQTFAGARPERVFGRAATTVVLGARTLHPQIAALMRAVIDADPARSVPAGEAVRVLRAQDRAAEAGEVAARVVALLNSGTPPGRIAVLHRTLRTLTTFEDALLARDVPLALAGDPALFERADVLDALALLWTAVDPFHHVWTLRALQTPMLRLSDASIAVLCGEPADPQPALFALPESEEDPERRWDRKRDLRLGTNVLHGERDADLSALARERLDAFRARRARWCEWLRASDVATAARAIVEDGGLLLPRRGETAARGRLRATLIARLIALIGSYAARHPFDDLAAALAYCERLAAAERGPELIDERDDAVVVASVERVLSRRFDHVFVVDARAGSFPPYYVPDAFLFSPTYGMIPKESAGDAVAARTAKFTWYEHHAKPRAAYVREQRRLFAAALGRADVSVTVSASGRATRGVAAPELASEVSALLSIAG
- a CDS encoding PD-(D/E)XK nuclease family protein, coding for MLLVDERRLPHGDAIGPAAFLSRLVRRRVLGEGERRAIVRRIAATHEDPALAPHLRSSHSFAARVLEALDRDAVPAPFESLAQHVRTLIAYADALDVRSALRHAVAAEPAQPGEALAVDAALLTNPDDAFAWRRLFGEAGLAFELVDLGAPAPPPLDLRAVDGVVALLRYAASQRDADARRALLAPQSGVRPDDARTLLAAAGDRADVLEIIGKGAVAEANRFAHGLDTITNAYKAPDASAQTVLAAIAASFPIGDSSTGSARAARAALERIARDFDAARAFAEPWEARDLIAEIEAELSDAPPITGALGALAPAEPVDDEPPAPVAVRKLSFSASSLNAYAECRRKWWFRYACAAVEDRGSSASFYGIAFHAALEEFHQTHVRFAEADAPALAAVLDYAVVTAFDRHRTRFDAPVEFELQKRRARRTAKKYLAWLIERARRAPFEVIGCETQADVELGGHRFVGYIDRLDRDLRTGTVTVVDYKTGSIATSAAEYLDEVRAFREFQLPFYYWARTESGDVVSRLALVPLKDALLDVAPVELEVVTTSRTPRGYPSTSSGQATGEIAQAELERARERMIALASELSSGTLRAFPATDDPAACRYCAYAAACRERPLALEERFGR